Proteins encoded by one window of Microcebus murinus isolate Inina chromosome 2, M.murinus_Inina_mat1.0, whole genome shotgun sequence:
- the TARDBP gene encoding TAR DNA-binding protein 43 isoform X2: MSEYIRVTEDENDEPIEIPSEDDGTVLLSTVTAQFPGACGLRYRNPVSQCMRGVRLVEGILHAPDAGWGNLVYVVNYPKDNKRKMDETDASSAVKVKRAVQKTSDLIVLGLPWKTTEQDLKEYFSTFGEVLMVQVKKDIKTGHSKGFGFVRFTEYETQVKVMSQRHMIDGRWCDCKLPNSKQSPDEPLRSRKVFVGRCTEDMTADELRQFFCQYGEVVDVFIPKPFRAFAFVTFADDQVAQSLCGEDLIIKGISVHISNAEPKHNSNRQLERSGRFGGNPVHLISNVYGRSTSLKVVL, from the exons atgtcTGAATATATTCGGGTAACCGAAGATGAGAACGACGAACCCATTGAAATACCATCAGAAGACGATGGGACGGTGCTGCTATCCACAGTTACAGCCCAGTTTCCAGGGGCATGTGGGTTGCGCTACAGGAATCCAGTGTCTCAATGTATGAGAGGTGTTCGGCTGGTAGAAGGAATTCTGCATGCCCCGGATGCTGGTTGGGGGAATCTGGTGTATGTTGTGAACTATCCTAAAG ataacaaaagaaaaatggatgagACAGATGCTTCATCGGCAGTGAAGGTGAAAAGAGCAGTCCAGAAAACATCTGATTTAATCGTGTTGGGTCTCCCGTGGAAAACAACTGAACAGGATCTAAAGGAATATTTTAGTACCTTTGGTGAAGTTCTTATGGTGCAG GTCAAGAAAGATATTAAGACTGGTCATTCAAAAGGATTTGGCTTTGTTCGTTTTACGGAATATGAAACCCAGGTGAAAGTAATGTCACAGCGACATATGATAGATGGACGATGGTGTGACTGTAAACTTCCTAATTCTAAG CAAAGCCCAGATGAGCCTTTGAGAAGCAGAAAAGTGTTTGTTGGGCGTTGTACAGAGGACATGACTGCTGATGAGCTGCGGCAGTTCTTTTGTCAGTATGGAGAAGTGGTAGATGTCTTCATTCCCAAACCATTCAGGGCTTTTGCCTTTGTTACATTTGCTGATGATCAG GTTGCCCAATCTCTTTGTGGAGAGGACTTGATCATTAAAGGAATCAGCGTCCATATATCCAATGCCGAACCTAAGCACAATAGCAATAGACAGTTAGAAAGAAGTGGAAGATTTGGTGGTAATCCAG TTCATCTCATTTCAAATGTTTATGGAAGAAGCACTTCATTGAAAGTAGTGCTGTAA
- the TARDBP gene encoding TAR DNA-binding protein 43 isoform X1: MSEYIRVTEDENDEPIEIPSEDDGTVLLSTVTAQFPGACGLRYRNPVSQCMRGVRLVEGILHAPDAGWGNLVYVVNYPKDNKRKMDETDASSAVKVKRAVQKTSDLIVLGLPWKTTEQDLKEYFSTFGEVLMVQVKKDIKTGHSKGFGFVRFTEYETQVKVMSQRHMIDGRWCDCKLPNSKQSPDEPLRSRKVFVGRCTEDMTADELRQFFCQYGEVVDVFIPKPFRAFAFVTFADDQVAQSLCGEDLIIKGISVHISNAEPKHNSNRQLERSGRFGGNPGGFGNQGGFGNSRGGGAGLGNNQGSNMGGGMNFGAFSINPAMMAAAQAALQSSWGMMGMLASQQNQSGPSGNNQSQGNMQREPNQAFGSGNNSYSGSNSGAAIGWGSASNAGSGSGFNGGFGSSMDSKSSGWGM; this comes from the exons atgtcTGAATATATTCGGGTAACCGAAGATGAGAACGACGAACCCATTGAAATACCATCAGAAGACGATGGGACGGTGCTGCTATCCACAGTTACAGCCCAGTTTCCAGGGGCATGTGGGTTGCGCTACAGGAATCCAGTGTCTCAATGTATGAGAGGTGTTCGGCTGGTAGAAGGAATTCTGCATGCCCCGGATGCTGGTTGGGGGAATCTGGTGTATGTTGTGAACTATCCTAAAG ataacaaaagaaaaatggatgagACAGATGCTTCATCGGCAGTGAAGGTGAAAAGAGCAGTCCAGAAAACATCTGATTTAATCGTGTTGGGTCTCCCGTGGAAAACAACTGAACAGGATCTAAAGGAATATTTTAGTACCTTTGGTGAAGTTCTTATGGTGCAG GTCAAGAAAGATATTAAGACTGGTCATTCAAAAGGATTTGGCTTTGTTCGTTTTACGGAATATGAAACCCAGGTGAAAGTAATGTCACAGCGACATATGATAGATGGACGATGGTGTGACTGTAAACTTCCTAATTCTAAG CAAAGCCCAGATGAGCCTTTGAGAAGCAGAAAAGTGTTTGTTGGGCGTTGTACAGAGGACATGACTGCTGATGAGCTGCGGCAGTTCTTTTGTCAGTATGGAGAAGTGGTAGATGTCTTCATTCCCAAACCATTCAGGGCTTTTGCCTTTGTTACATTTGCTGATGATCAG GTTGCCCAATCTCTTTGTGGAGAGGACTTGATCATTAAAGGAATCAGCGTCCATATATCCAATGCCGAACCTAAGCACAATAGCAATAGACAGTTAGAAAGAAGTGGAAGATTTGGTGGTAATCCAGGTGGCTTTGGGAATCAGGGTGGATTTGGTAATAGTAGGGGGGGTGGAGCTGGCTTGGGAAACAATCAAGGCAGTAATATGGGTGGTGGGATGAACTTTGGTGCTTTCAGCATTAATCCAGCAATGATGGCTGCAGCCCAGGCAGCGCTGCAGAGCAGTTGGGGTATGATGGGCATGTTAGCCAGTCAGCAGAACCAGTCGGGCCCATCAGGTAATAACCAAAGCCAAGGCAACATGCAGAGAGAGCCAAATCAGGCCTTTGGCTCTGGAAATAACTCTTATAGTGGTTCTAATTCTGGTGCAGCAATTGGTTGGGGATCAGCATCAAATGCAGGGTCAGGCAGTGGTTTTAACGGAGGCTTTGGCTCAAGCATGGATTCCAAATCTTCGGGCTGGGGAATGTAG